In Geotalea uraniireducens, the genomic window TCTCGGCATGGGAGTAGCCGACCAGGCCGCGGGCGAGCTCGGTGCCGTCGGCAGCGACGATGCGGACGCAGGCGCCGCGGTCGAATTTCCCTTCGACCCGCACGACCCCCGACGGCAGCAAGCTCTTCCCCTGGCGGGCCAAAACCGTCCGGGCTCCTTCGTCGACAACCAGTTTTCCCGACGGCTTCAGGGTGTGGGCGATCCAGTGCTTGCGCCGGTTGAGGCTGGCCTCTTCCGGCAGGAAGAGCGTGCCGAGATCTTCACCGGCGAAGGCGGCCGTCAGTACGGCAGGGCACCGGCCGTTGAGCATCAGGGTGGCAACCCCGAACTGGCCTGCTTTCTTCGCCGCGGCCAGTTTGGTCACCATGCCGCCGGTGCCGACGGCGGAACCGCTTCCGCCGGCCGCCCGTTCCATCTCCCGGGTAATGCTCTTCACCAGGTGGATGAGCCGGGCGTCGGGGTTGGTGCGGGGGTCGGCTTCGTAGAAGCCGTCGATGTCGGTGAGGATCACCAATAGTTGCGCTTCGGCCAGGTTGGTGACCAGTGCCGAAAGGTTGTCGTTGTCACCGAACTTGATCTCTTCGAAGACGACGGTGTCGTTCTCGTTGATGATCGGGGTTACCCCGAAGTCGAGCAGGGTATCGAGGGTGGCGCGGGCGTTGAGAAAGCGGCGGCGGTTGGCCAGGTCGTCGCGGGTGAGGAGGATCTGGGCGACCCGCAGGCCGAAGACGGCGAAGGCCTCCTCGTAGGCGCGGATCAGGTGCGATTGGCCGATGGCCGCCGCCGCCTGCTTCTGGGGGATGCTTTTCGGCCGGCCGGCGATGCCGAGTTCTTTCCGCCCTGCGGCGACGGCACCGGACGAAACGATGATCACTTCCCGCCCGGCGGCGCGCAAGGCAGCCACTTCGGCGGCCAGTCGGCCGATCAGCTCGCGGTCAAGGCCGTTGACGTCGCCGGCGAGAACCCGGCTGCCGATTTTGATGACGATGCGTTTTGCTTTGTTCAGGATTTGGGCGCGCATGGAAACGACACGTTCGGGAGATTGACACCAAATACCTGATACTAGCAGATTTTATGGGTGATGGCAAAACAAACCCGGCTGGTGCGGCGCGCAGTTTCGGCAGAGCCGCCGAACGTGCTCCTTGGCCGGTGGAAATGGGGCGGACTGCAGGGGGGGGGCTAGGCCGTTTCCGCTCCCCCCCAGAGC contains:
- the proB gene encoding glutamate 5-kinase, encoding MRAQILNKAKRIVIKIGSRVLAGDVNGLDRELIGRLAAEVAALRAAGREVIIVSSGAVAAGRKELGIAGRPKSIPQKQAAAAIGQSHLIRAYEEAFAVFGLRVAQILLTRDDLANRRRFLNARATLDTLLDFGVTPIINENDTVVFEEIKFGDNDNLSALVTNLAEAQLLVILTDIDGFYEADPRTNPDARLIHLVKSITREMERAAGGSGSAVGTGGMVTKLAAAKKAGQFGVATLMLNGRCPAVLTAAFAGEDLGTLFLPEEASLNRRKHWIAHTLKPSGKLVVDEGARTVLARQGKSLLPSGVVRVEGKFDRGACVRIVAADGTELARGLVGYSHAEIELIRGHRSGEIEAILGYKYGDEIIHRDNLVLL